The Synchiropus splendidus isolate RoL2022-P1 chromosome 1, RoL_Sspl_1.0, whole genome shotgun sequence genome includes a window with the following:
- the plekhg2 gene encoding pleckstrin homology domain-containing family G member 3 isoform X3, translating into MPPSCTSPPTCLSCGTSPAAPCLCWVLNSFWLFTSLQSLAVVGCHRIMPEGSQHGSQRSLINTAETWRSSLSSLSAMADEMMSSDRGGSSGPASLSSSTSSVSLHEASRSSSSSSSSSSWLSPISDISLDLRPLEAAGDGALLPPPARQLSRRERVLLEIVETEQAYVRDLKSVVEDYLGPIVDCKALPLSSEDVSTLFCNIEDIYQFNRDLLEDLKRSGHAAAIAECFVERSEDFDIYTLYCMNYPNCVSLLHQCLKNDTICGFFTERQSSLNQSLPVETYLLKPVQRILKYHLLLQELCRHVEPSDPGFQVVEEALVTMTAVAWYINDMKRRQELSVRLKEIEASLVNWTGPSLAGFGDLLLEGSFRVQKVKKERAFFLFEKMLLITKKKLQRFVYSSHIFCCNLALVETLKEPLSFRVWDQNILKDQHTVQTRNQEEKRLWVHFLKKVMVENHPASLPHKARRLLGNQCVSARSEPQQCSTRAPERSPAHQRSRRHSEPQGLLLPSTPERGRRGRHLLLDRSSSHRVCRRRSDPADLKSDGQATPGDVTSCVLQLKAEPHGDQPREQEEEEDLAYVAPPTLSITEEILEIIDQQTRSRETPHSPPKPVILEHLGQVPDPPPELDHDATSVPQEAALLTDTEDSCPTVAHHHGQMEASGALHQSDSSEDRGVLGHSQRLAEERLELSESLSLTSTSLRDQSQDSEPCGSRRECATSASRLDQSQVEEVRHFLSSEFTGDDQGPGASRSRSLEPPHCESKSQTAGPDHPTPEVDQAPHPGQPSPSMWRPTTRQVVKDSGPSKSGAETEDMAQEAPETLTIEVQADVKAESCVQEQTGPGWNQVSETDTKQDLTVHQGLGSYLEGIKLFESSTTSDCDPVVIQNSERILNRVQTLARMYSRWNAGVKVPTNQRPRSWGSRSSASPTGSDHDLFQSKTEAQSNQNQAGLDKNQVSPLSPEISSPAGQQENASRLKSPPSGAHRATLSRPRDFLTLIPAVRSDVPRIPSQDLSPWKVVSCSMDPRETTAQEPAPTRATLDENHQDVRGYDSTQSHTQAALGKPTQTEARRSPHKRAQLPASSCRQPHCSEPGSSRTPHAPCCASRASRRPEDGARPQIPVLAGSPAPSQSRAFPSRPDPSTEPSGPRPPSTFARSLAASHISQSINQSIAKRHSGRTPSTLTLQQQHQGLVTCPTPPPVPLFSSSRTGSLHRSWSAHHLQGPRVERRELPASTITHIPAPQPRSSVSGSPWTPSEAPPGSGSPPTRGQKPTSSVSPAKEGTNTTPPSSRSDSGDHIGSGSWEGPPERCSPGAQEQHLDEGHCRSQLICPYIMPACPGRASICLEQDQRPHQASVEASSRHAAACGRPALVRASYATTVNLQITSRGCITSFSTARLSLSPSQQKNFGNVRVPGGAEEKVSGVSRHGPPPL; encoded by the exons ATGCCTCCTTCCTGCACCTCACCACCAACATGTTTGTCCTGTGGAACTTCTCCAGCAGCGCCATGTCTCTGCTGGGTCCTGAACAGTTTCTGGCTGTTTACCTCTCTGCAG AGCTTGGCTGTGGTGGGATGTCATCGCATCATGCCGGAGGGgtcacagcacggcagccagaGGTCACTGATCAACACTG CGGAAACATGGCGGAGCTCGCTGTCATCGCTGAGCGCCATGGCTGacgagatgatgtcatcagaccgAGGCGGCTCCTCCGGTCCAGCGTCCCTCTCCTCGTCCACCTCCTCCGTGTCCCTGCACGAAGCCTCCCGCTCCTCGTCCTCATCGTCTTCGTCGTCCTCTTGGCTGTCGCCGATCTCCGACATCAGTCTGGACCTGAGGCCCCTGGAGGCAGCGGGGGACGGGGCCCTGCTCCCGCCGCCCGCCCGCCAACTGTCGCGCCGGGAGCGCGTGCTCCTGGAGATCGTGGAGACGGAGCAAGCATATGTTCGGGACCTGAAGAGCGTGGTGGAG gacTATCTGGGGCCCATTGTGGACTGCAAGGCTCTGCCTCTGAGCTCAGAAGATGTCAGCACCTTGTTCTGCAACATCGAGGACATCTACCAGTTCAACAG aGACTTGTTGGAGGACTTGAAAAGAAGTGGCCACGCTGCTGCCATCGCCGAGTGCTTTGTTGAAAGA AGTGAAGACTTTGATATCTACACACTTTACTGTATGAACTATCCCAA CTGTGTGTCCCTCCTGCATCAGTGTCTGAAAAACGACACCATCTGTGGTTTCTTCACCGAGAGACAAAGCAGTCTGAACCAGAGTTTGCCTGTGGAGACGTACCTGCTGAAGCCGGTGCAGCGGATCCTCAAGtaccacctgctgctgcag GAACTCTGCCGACACGTGGAGCCCAGTGACCCTGGCTTCCAGGTGGTGGAGGAGGCCCTGGTCACCATGACGGCCGTGGCCTGGTACATCAACGACATGAAGCGAAGACAGGAGCTGTCCGTCCGACTGAAG GAAATTGAGGCGTCGCTGGTGAACTGGACTGGACCCAGTCTGGCTGGCTTTGGTGATCTGCTTCTGGAAGGTTCTTTCAGAGTCcagaaggtgaagaaggagcGAGCGTTCTTCTTGTTTGAGAAGATGCTGTTGATCACCAAGAAGAAGCTCCAGCGCTTCGTCTACAGCTCCCACATCTTC TGCTGCAACCTGGCGCTGGTGGAAACGCTGAAGGAGCCGCTGAGTTTCCGCGTGTGGGACCAGAACATCCTGAAGGATCAGCACACGGTGCAG ACGAGAAACCAAGAGGAGAAAAGGTTGTGGGTTCACTTcctgaagaaagtgatggtggaGAATCATCCGGCATCGCTGCCACACAAG GCCAGAAGATTGCTGGggaaccagtgtgtgt CCGCCCGCTCAGAGCCGCAGCAGTGCTCCACACGAGCGCCGGAGCGCTCTCCAGCGCATCAGCGCAGCCGCCGTCACTCAG AACCTCAAGGTCTGCTGCTGCCGTCCACTCCGGAGAGGGGCAGGAGGGGGCGCCACCTGTTGCTGGACAGAAGCTCGTCTCACAGAGTGTGCAGGAGGCGCTCAG ATCCAGCAGATCTGAAG AGCGACGGCCAGGCTACACCCGGTGACGTCACGTCCTGTGTCCTCCAGCTGAAGGCTGAGCCCCATGGTGACCAGCCGAGGGAGCAG gaggaggaggaggacttggCCTACGTGGCCCCGCCCACACTGTCAATCACTGAGGAGATTCTGGAGATCATCGACCAGCAGACGAGAAGCCGAGAGACACCCCACTCTCCTCCCAAGCCTGTG ATTCTGGAACATCTAGGACAGGTTCCGGATCCTCCTCCAGAGCTGGATCATGACGCCACTTCTGTCCCTCAAGAAGCTGCGCTGCTGACAGACACGGAGGACAGTTGTCCCACAGTGGCCCACCACCATGGCCAGATGGAAGCCAGCGGTGCTCTCCACCAGAGTGACTCCAGCGAAGATCGTGGAGTGCTGGGCCACTCACAGAGGCTGGCGGAGGAGCGGTTGGAGCTCTCTGAGTCCCTCAGCCTGACCAGCACCTCGCTCAGAGACCAGAGTCAAGACAGTGAACCGTGCGGCTCCAGGCGTGAGTGTGCCACCAGCGCCTCCCGCCTGGACCAGAGCCAGGTGGAGGAGGTCCGACACTTCCTCAGCTCTGAGTTTACTGGAGATGATCAGGGACCTGGAGCATCAAGGAGCAGATCTTTGGAACCGCCCCACTGTGAGAGCAAGAGTCAAACCGCAGGACCGGATCACCCGACTCCAGAGGTGGACCAGGCACCCCATCCCGGCCAACCTAGCCCTTCGATGTGGAGGCCTACGACGCGACAAGTCGTGAAAGACAGTGGACCGTCAAAATCTGGAGCGGAAACCGAAGATATGGCTCAGGAAGCTCCAGAGACGCTGACCATAGAGGTCCAAGCCGATGTTAAAGCTGAGTCCTGCGTGCAGGAACAGACCGGGCCAGGCTGGAATCAGGTCAGTGAGACTGACACCAAGCAGGACCTGACCGTGCACCAGGGTCTGGGCTCCTACCTGGAGGGTATCAAGCTGTTTGAGTCAAGCACCACCAGTGACTGTGACCCAGTGGTGATCCAGAACTCAGAGCGGATTCTGAACCGGGTTCAAACCCTGGCTCGGATGTACAGCCGCTGGAATGCAGGAGTTAAGGTCCCCACCAACCAAAGACCAAGGTCCTGGGGGTCACGAAGTTCTGCTTCTCCCACAGGCTCTGACCATGATCTGTTCCAGTCGAAAACAGAAGCCCAGAGCAATCAGAACCAAGCAGGGTTGGACAAGAACCAGGTATCTCCACTGAGCCCAGAGATCTCCAGCCCAG CTGGCCAGCAAGAGAATGCGAGCCGACTCAAGTCCCCACCCTCTGGGGCCCACAGAGCGACTCTCTCCAGGCCAAGGGACTTCCTCACCCTGATCCCCGCAGTGCGCTCGGACGTCCCAAGAATTCCGAGCCAGGATCTGTCTCCGTGGAAGGTTGTCAG CTGCAGCATGGATCCAAGAGAGACCACAGCCCAAGAACCAGCACCAACCCGGGCCACACTGGATGAGAACCACCAGGATGTTAGGGGCTATGACTCGACACAGAGCCACACACAAGCTGCGCTGGGGAAACCCACCCAGACTGAGGCCAGGAGGAGTCCTCACAAGAGAGCCCAACTCCCTGCCAGCAG ctgccGGCAGCCGCACTGCTCTGAGCCCGGATCCTCTCGAACCCCGCATGCTCCCTGTTGCGCATCTAGAGCGTCTCGCCGGCCTGAGGACGGCGCCCGGCCTCAGATCCCGGTTCTTGCTGGATCTCCGGCGCCTTCACAGTCAAGAGCCTTCCCGTCTCGGCCGGACCCTTCGACTGAACCCTCAGGGCCACGCCCCCCGTCAACGTTTGCCAGGTCTCTGGCAGCCTCCCACATCAGCCAGTCTATCAATCAAAGCATTGCCAAAAGGCACTCTGGCCGGACTCCTTCAACTTTgactcttcagcagcagcatcaggggTTGGTCACATGCCCCACCCCTCCTCCTGTCCCTCTTTTCTCTAGCAGCAGGACCGGGAGCCTCCACAGAAGTTGGAGCGCTCATCACCTGCAGGGACCCAGGGTGGAGCGCCGTGAGCTTCCAGCCAGTACCATTACACATATCCCAGCCCCACAGCCCAGGAGCTCTGTATCTGGATCACCCTGGACCCCTTCTGAAGCCCCTCCAGGATCGGGCTCTCCTCCAACCCGAGGACAGAAGCCCACATCCTCAGTGTCTCCAGCGAAGGAAGGTACCAACACCACACCACCCTCTTCACGGTCGGACTCTGGGGACCACATAGGCAGTGGCTCTTGGGAGGGCCCCCCAGAAAGGTGCTCTCCAGGAGCCCAGGAGCAGCATCTGGACGAAGGTCACTGCCGCAGTCAGCTGATCTGTCCCTACATCATGCCAGCCTGCCCGGGCAGAGCCTCCATCTGTTTGGAGCAGGACCAGCGCCCTCATCAAGCCAGTGTCGAGGCGAGCAGCCGCCACGCTGCTGCATGCGGCAGGCCGGCCCTCGTGCGCGCCAGCTATGCCACCACTGTAAACTTGCAGATCACCAGCAGGGGGTGCATCACGTCCTTCAGCACTGCCCGTCTCAGTCTGTCTCCAAGTCAGCAGAAGAACTTCGGAAATGTCCGAGTACCAGGAGGAGCCGAGGAGAAGGTCAGTGGGGTCAGCCGCCATGGACCCCCGCCACTTTGA
- the plekhg2 gene encoding pleckstrin homology domain-containing family G member 3 isoform X4 produces MPEGSQHGSQRSLINTAETWRSSLSSLSAMADEMMSSDRGGSSGPASLSSSTSSVSLHEASRSSSSSSSSSSWLSPISDISLDLRPLEAAGDGALLPPPARQLSRRERVLLEIVETEQAYVRDLKSVVEDYLGPIVDCKALPLSSEDVSTLFCNIEDIYQFNRDLLEDLKRSGHAAAIAECFVERSEDFDIYTLYCMNYPNCVSLLHQCLKNDTICGFFTERQSSLNQSLPVETYLLKPVQRILKYHLLLQELCRHVEPSDPGFQVVEEALVTMTAVAWYINDMKRRQELSVRLKEIEASLVNWTGPSLAGFGDLLLEGSFRVQKVKKERAFFLFEKMLLITKKKLQRFVYSSHIFCCNLALVETLKEPLSFRVWDQNILKDQHTVQTRNQEEKRLWVHFLKKVMVENHPASLPHKARRLLGNQCVSARSEPQQCSTRAPERSPAHQRSRRHSEPQGLLLPSTPERGRRGRHLLLDRSSSHRVCRRRSDPADLKSDGQATPGDVTSCVLQLKAEPHGDQPREQEEEEDLAYVAPPTLSITEEILEIIDQQTRSRETPHSPPKPVILEHLGQVPDPPPELDHDATSVPQEAALLTDTEDSCPTVAHHHGQMEASGALHQSDSSEDRGVLGHSQRLAEERLELSESLSLTSTSLRDQSQDSEPCGSRRECATSASRLDQSQVEEVRHFLSSEFTGDDQGPGASRSRSLEPPHCESKSQTAGPDHPTPEVDQAPHPGQPSPSMWRPTTRQVVKDSGPSKSGAETEDMAQEAPETLTIEVQADVKAESCVQEQTGPGWNQVSETDTKQDLTVHQGLGSYLEGIKLFESSTTSDCDPVVIQNSERILNRVQTLARMYSRWNAGVKVPTNQRPRSWGSRSSASPTGSDHDLFQSKTEAQSNQNQAGLDKNQVSPLSPEISSPAGQQENASRLKSPPSGAHRATLSRPRDFLTLIPAVRSDVPRIPSQDLSPWKVVSCSMDPRETTAQEPAPTRATLDENHQDVRGYDSTQSHTQAALGKPTQTEARRSPHKRAQLPASSCRQPHCSEPGSSRTPHAPCCASRASRRPEDGARPQIPVLAGSPAPSQSRAFPSRPDPSTEPSGPRPPSTFARSLAASHISQSINQSIAKRHSGRTPSTLTLQQQHQGLVTCPTPPPVPLFSSSRTGSLHRSWSAHHLQGPRVERRELPASTITHIPAPQPRSSVSGSPWTPSEAPPGSGSPPTRGQKPTSSVSPAKEGTNTTPPSSRSDSGDHIGSGSWEGPPERCSPGAQEQHLDEGHCRSQLICPYIMPACPGRASICLEQDQRPHQASVEASSRHAAACGRPALVRASYATTVNLQITSRGCITSFSTARLSLSPSQQKNFGNVRVPGGAEEKVSGVSRHGPPPL; encoded by the exons ATGCCGGAGGGgtcacagcacggcagccagaGGTCACTGATCAACACTG CGGAAACATGGCGGAGCTCGCTGTCATCGCTGAGCGCCATGGCTGacgagatgatgtcatcagaccgAGGCGGCTCCTCCGGTCCAGCGTCCCTCTCCTCGTCCACCTCCTCCGTGTCCCTGCACGAAGCCTCCCGCTCCTCGTCCTCATCGTCTTCGTCGTCCTCTTGGCTGTCGCCGATCTCCGACATCAGTCTGGACCTGAGGCCCCTGGAGGCAGCGGGGGACGGGGCCCTGCTCCCGCCGCCCGCCCGCCAACTGTCGCGCCGGGAGCGCGTGCTCCTGGAGATCGTGGAGACGGAGCAAGCATATGTTCGGGACCTGAAGAGCGTGGTGGAG gacTATCTGGGGCCCATTGTGGACTGCAAGGCTCTGCCTCTGAGCTCAGAAGATGTCAGCACCTTGTTCTGCAACATCGAGGACATCTACCAGTTCAACAG aGACTTGTTGGAGGACTTGAAAAGAAGTGGCCACGCTGCTGCCATCGCCGAGTGCTTTGTTGAAAGA AGTGAAGACTTTGATATCTACACACTTTACTGTATGAACTATCCCAA CTGTGTGTCCCTCCTGCATCAGTGTCTGAAAAACGACACCATCTGTGGTTTCTTCACCGAGAGACAAAGCAGTCTGAACCAGAGTTTGCCTGTGGAGACGTACCTGCTGAAGCCGGTGCAGCGGATCCTCAAGtaccacctgctgctgcag GAACTCTGCCGACACGTGGAGCCCAGTGACCCTGGCTTCCAGGTGGTGGAGGAGGCCCTGGTCACCATGACGGCCGTGGCCTGGTACATCAACGACATGAAGCGAAGACAGGAGCTGTCCGTCCGACTGAAG GAAATTGAGGCGTCGCTGGTGAACTGGACTGGACCCAGTCTGGCTGGCTTTGGTGATCTGCTTCTGGAAGGTTCTTTCAGAGTCcagaaggtgaagaaggagcGAGCGTTCTTCTTGTTTGAGAAGATGCTGTTGATCACCAAGAAGAAGCTCCAGCGCTTCGTCTACAGCTCCCACATCTTC TGCTGCAACCTGGCGCTGGTGGAAACGCTGAAGGAGCCGCTGAGTTTCCGCGTGTGGGACCAGAACATCCTGAAGGATCAGCACACGGTGCAG ACGAGAAACCAAGAGGAGAAAAGGTTGTGGGTTCACTTcctgaagaaagtgatggtggaGAATCATCCGGCATCGCTGCCACACAAG GCCAGAAGATTGCTGGggaaccagtgtgtgt CCGCCCGCTCAGAGCCGCAGCAGTGCTCCACACGAGCGCCGGAGCGCTCTCCAGCGCATCAGCGCAGCCGCCGTCACTCAG AACCTCAAGGTCTGCTGCTGCCGTCCACTCCGGAGAGGGGCAGGAGGGGGCGCCACCTGTTGCTGGACAGAAGCTCGTCTCACAGAGTGTGCAGGAGGCGCTCAG ATCCAGCAGATCTGAAG AGCGACGGCCAGGCTACACCCGGTGACGTCACGTCCTGTGTCCTCCAGCTGAAGGCTGAGCCCCATGGTGACCAGCCGAGGGAGCAG gaggaggaggaggacttggCCTACGTGGCCCCGCCCACACTGTCAATCACTGAGGAGATTCTGGAGATCATCGACCAGCAGACGAGAAGCCGAGAGACACCCCACTCTCCTCCCAAGCCTGTG ATTCTGGAACATCTAGGACAGGTTCCGGATCCTCCTCCAGAGCTGGATCATGACGCCACTTCTGTCCCTCAAGAAGCTGCGCTGCTGACAGACACGGAGGACAGTTGTCCCACAGTGGCCCACCACCATGGCCAGATGGAAGCCAGCGGTGCTCTCCACCAGAGTGACTCCAGCGAAGATCGTGGAGTGCTGGGCCACTCACAGAGGCTGGCGGAGGAGCGGTTGGAGCTCTCTGAGTCCCTCAGCCTGACCAGCACCTCGCTCAGAGACCAGAGTCAAGACAGTGAACCGTGCGGCTCCAGGCGTGAGTGTGCCACCAGCGCCTCCCGCCTGGACCAGAGCCAGGTGGAGGAGGTCCGACACTTCCTCAGCTCTGAGTTTACTGGAGATGATCAGGGACCTGGAGCATCAAGGAGCAGATCTTTGGAACCGCCCCACTGTGAGAGCAAGAGTCAAACCGCAGGACCGGATCACCCGACTCCAGAGGTGGACCAGGCACCCCATCCCGGCCAACCTAGCCCTTCGATGTGGAGGCCTACGACGCGACAAGTCGTGAAAGACAGTGGACCGTCAAAATCTGGAGCGGAAACCGAAGATATGGCTCAGGAAGCTCCAGAGACGCTGACCATAGAGGTCCAAGCCGATGTTAAAGCTGAGTCCTGCGTGCAGGAACAGACCGGGCCAGGCTGGAATCAGGTCAGTGAGACTGACACCAAGCAGGACCTGACCGTGCACCAGGGTCTGGGCTCCTACCTGGAGGGTATCAAGCTGTTTGAGTCAAGCACCACCAGTGACTGTGACCCAGTGGTGATCCAGAACTCAGAGCGGATTCTGAACCGGGTTCAAACCCTGGCTCGGATGTACAGCCGCTGGAATGCAGGAGTTAAGGTCCCCACCAACCAAAGACCAAGGTCCTGGGGGTCACGAAGTTCTGCTTCTCCCACAGGCTCTGACCATGATCTGTTCCAGTCGAAAACAGAAGCCCAGAGCAATCAGAACCAAGCAGGGTTGGACAAGAACCAGGTATCTCCACTGAGCCCAGAGATCTCCAGCCCAG CTGGCCAGCAAGAGAATGCGAGCCGACTCAAGTCCCCACCCTCTGGGGCCCACAGAGCGACTCTCTCCAGGCCAAGGGACTTCCTCACCCTGATCCCCGCAGTGCGCTCGGACGTCCCAAGAATTCCGAGCCAGGATCTGTCTCCGTGGAAGGTTGTCAG CTGCAGCATGGATCCAAGAGAGACCACAGCCCAAGAACCAGCACCAACCCGGGCCACACTGGATGAGAACCACCAGGATGTTAGGGGCTATGACTCGACACAGAGCCACACACAAGCTGCGCTGGGGAAACCCACCCAGACTGAGGCCAGGAGGAGTCCTCACAAGAGAGCCCAACTCCCTGCCAGCAG ctgccGGCAGCCGCACTGCTCTGAGCCCGGATCCTCTCGAACCCCGCATGCTCCCTGTTGCGCATCTAGAGCGTCTCGCCGGCCTGAGGACGGCGCCCGGCCTCAGATCCCGGTTCTTGCTGGATCTCCGGCGCCTTCACAGTCAAGAGCCTTCCCGTCTCGGCCGGACCCTTCGACTGAACCCTCAGGGCCACGCCCCCCGTCAACGTTTGCCAGGTCTCTGGCAGCCTCCCACATCAGCCAGTCTATCAATCAAAGCATTGCCAAAAGGCACTCTGGCCGGACTCCTTCAACTTTgactcttcagcagcagcatcaggggTTGGTCACATGCCCCACCCCTCCTCCTGTCCCTCTTTTCTCTAGCAGCAGGACCGGGAGCCTCCACAGAAGTTGGAGCGCTCATCACCTGCAGGGACCCAGGGTGGAGCGCCGTGAGCTTCCAGCCAGTACCATTACACATATCCCAGCCCCACAGCCCAGGAGCTCTGTATCTGGATCACCCTGGACCCCTTCTGAAGCCCCTCCAGGATCGGGCTCTCCTCCAACCCGAGGACAGAAGCCCACATCCTCAGTGTCTCCAGCGAAGGAAGGTACCAACACCACACCACCCTCTTCACGGTCGGACTCTGGGGACCACATAGGCAGTGGCTCTTGGGAGGGCCCCCCAGAAAGGTGCTCTCCAGGAGCCCAGGAGCAGCATCTGGACGAAGGTCACTGCCGCAGTCAGCTGATCTGTCCCTACATCATGCCAGCCTGCCCGGGCAGAGCCTCCATCTGTTTGGAGCAGGACCAGCGCCCTCATCAAGCCAGTGTCGAGGCGAGCAGCCGCCACGCTGCTGCATGCGGCAGGCCGGCCCTCGTGCGCGCCAGCTATGCCACCACTGTAAACTTGCAGATCACCAGCAGGGGGTGCATCACGTCCTTCAGCACTGCCCGTCTCAGTCTGTCTCCAAGTCAGCAGAAGAACTTCGGAAATGTCCGAGTACCAGGAGGAGCCGAGGAGAAGGTCAGTGGGGTCAGCCGCCATGGACCCCCGCCACTTTGA